TAAAATAAAGGAATACAACAATAACTAAAAATGGCAATTTTAAGAAAAAGAGTGATACTATGAGTGAAAACAATACAAATTGGCTTAACATCGGTTTAGGTGCATTTATTATACTTGCTATAGTATTGCTTTTAGTACTTGTTTTGCCATTTGGCAATTTAGTTACACAGCAGGAGGAAATAGCAGTCATAACTATCAATGGAGCGGTCACCTATGATTCATCCAACTCCACCAAGATATTCACTAGCGCAAGCCAAATAGAAAACGCATTGAATGAAGCTAATTCTAATCCAAATGTAAAGGCTATTGTTTTGGATATCAACAGTAAAGGTGGAAGCCAAGTAGCGAGCGAAGAGATTGCAAGTTGCATTAAAAGCTCAACCAAACCAGTTATCGCTTATATTGGAGATAAGGGATTGGATGAAAGCTATTTGATTGCAAGCAGTGCTGATGCCATCGTTGCAAGTTCATCTTCATCAATTGGAGGAATTGGCCTTAGCTATATTGACAGCAGCAAATACTCTAAAGTCAAGCTTACTGGAGTTTACAATAGGGATTATCTTAAATTGAATAAATCCAATGAAACAAACCCTGATAATCTTTTAAATGGTCAAAAGATGATTGATCAAGATTATACACAATTCATCAAAGCAATAGCTAAAAACAGAGACTTAAAACCAAATTACCTTGCAAAATTAGC
The sequence above is drawn from the Methanobrevibacter ruminantium genome and encodes:
- a CDS encoding S49 family peptidase; amino-acid sequence: MSENNTNWLNIGLGAFIILAIVLLLVLVLPFGNLVTQQEEIAVITINGAVTYDSSNSTKIFTSASQIENALNEANSNPNVKAIVLDINSKGGSQVASEEIASCIKSSTKPVIAYIGDKGLDESYLIASSADAIVASSSSSIGGIGLSYIDSSKYSKVKLTGVYNRDYLKLNKSNETNPDNLLNGQKMIDQDYTQFIKAIAKNRDLKPNYLAKLAHGKRYNGNEAKNLGLVDKLGNKNKAIELAASKANVTNYTSVNYPKSKKSLTETLSENKIFNLEF